The DNA segment GGGCGCCCATAGGCAATCTGCCGGTAGTCCGCGTCCGTGTAGTCCTGCCGCAGGTCGAGCACGTCGTAGATGTCGCCGACGCCGGAGGTGTGCGTCAGCAGGTGGCGCACCGTGATGGGCCGCCACGTCGCGGGCGCGTCGGGGAAGTACTTGGTAATGCTGTCGGACAGCACCACCCTGCCGGCCTCCACCTGGAGCATCACCGCCATCGCGGTGAACATCTTCCCCACGGAGCCGGACTGGAAGAGGGTGTCCGCCTCCACGGGGACCTGGTGCTCCAGATTCGCGAAGCCATACCCTTTCGCCAACACGACCCGCCCGTGACTCACGACGCCCACGGCGAGGCCGGGCACTCCCTGCCGTTTCTGCTCCGCGCGCACGAAGGCTTCAATCCGCTCGCGCAGCGCATCATGCGCGGCGGCAGGGCCCCCCAGGAGCAGGCCCACGAGAAGGACAGCCACGGCTGCGGTGGATTTCGACGGATTGCGCATAGGGGCTCCCTGCGCCCGGAAGAGGGCTTCTCCAGGAGTTCCCGGCCGCGCAAACGATGCAGGAGGGATGCAAGGGATTGACGTCTCCGGCGTGCAGGGCAGGGAATCCGGCTCGGACTTCCTGCCGTTTGCACGTCGGCCTACTCCTGGACGGCCGCGGACGTAGGCCCACGCAGGGACACGCGTTGCTCCAGGGCCCCGAGCGCGGCCTGCACGGCGTCCTTGTACGCCGTGTACCTGGAGGCTTCGTAGCGCCCCTTCGCCCGCTGGATGCGGAAGTCCTGCGTGAGCACGCCATCCGCCAGCCGGGACGCCAGCTTCCACTCCGCGTAGTCCGTGGTGCCGGAGCGCTCCTTCAGGTCCTGCGCCGTGAGGTCCTGGCCCGAGGGCACCTCGAAATGGGTCACGCTCTCGATGACGAGGGGCGCCCTCATTTCAAAGGGAGAGTCGCGTCGCTCCGTCTCCCGGAGGCTGAGGAAGTTGTGCTCCCAGGGCGAGGGCAGTTGCCCCACGATGCCGCCGCCCGCGGAGGCGAAGCGGCCGCGCATGACATATTCGATGTTCAAGGCCAGCGGGCGCTCGGGCTCCTCCAGGTCGGGGGCCTCCAGGGTGGTGACGCTCACGCCCGCCCGGGTGCCTCCCATCACGGAGGCCATCAGCTCCGCGCGCTCGGAGGGCTCTTCGCTGGAGAGGTAGTAGCGCAGGGCGGAGGCAAGGCCTCCCGTCAGCGTCACCTGCTCCTTCACGTGCAGCGTCGTCCCCTGGAGGCGGACATGGCGTTCGGCGCGGACCTGGCTCTGGGAGGGCTCGGGAATGCGCACGAGCCGGGACTTCGTGCCATCCAGCACCAACGCCTCCCGGCCGCCCAATCCAATCTCCGCGCTGTTCATGGGCGCGATGGATTTGTTCGTCACGTCCACGAAGGTGCCCCCGCCCACCGTCGGCAGGTAGACGACCATGTGGTCGAACTGGTCCAACGAGGGCGTGTCCGCGACGACGGGGCCGCCCGTCCGCACGAGCGCCAGCTGCGAGGCAATCCCGGCGGCGCCGAGCAGCTGGTGCAAGAGGAGCGAGTGGTCCTTGCAGTCGCCGGTGCGGTTGCCGAGGATTTCGTCCACGGCGTGCGGAATGCGGGCCCGGGCGCCGAAGAGGATGCCCCGGTACGTCAGGCTCTTCTGGACCCAGCGGGCCAGCGCGGCGGCACGCGTCGCCTCATCCTTGGACGTACCCCCCTCCTTGGCGGCCAGCGCCTTCACGGTGGCCACGGGCGCGAGCTGCGCGGCGATGGACTTCAGGTAGTCGGTCCCCTCGGCCTCCCACGTCGTGCCGACGGGGGCGAGCCACGCCATGGGCAGGTACTCCTGGTAGTCGGGCTGCATGCCCTCCTCGCGGTAGAGGGCGGGCTGCTCGACGACAAAGGTCCATGCATCGGGCGTCTGGAGGGGCTTGAGGCCGGGCGAGGCTCGCCACTGCATCGCGTCCACGTCGCCGCGGACGTAGAGCACGGCGTGTGACGTGGGGATGCTCGCGAAGAAGTCATGTTCGAGGAAGCGCATGGCCCGCGGCGGCGTGAGGTCGCGCCGGGTGACCACCACGTCGACGGTGTGCCCGGGCTTCAGGCCCGGCACGGGCACCACCAGGGTGCGGCGCTGGGTGCCCTGCTGCGCGGAGGCCTTGTCGGAGACGTAGCAGTCCTCCACCTTGCCCCTGGCCACCACGCGGCCCCGCTCATCCCGGACTTCCACCCGGTTGACGAAGATCTCCTCGGACAGCGGGTTGAGCTCGAACTCGAAGGTGTTGAAGCGCTCCACGCCCGCCGCGTTGTGCACCTGGACCCGGCGCAGGTCGGTGGTGCGCAGCTCCTTTCCCTTCACGAAGGAGATGGCGGTGGCCCGCAGGAGGTACTGGCCATTGTGGCCCGGCGCCTTGGCGGGCTTGTCACTCCGGGCCAGCAGCTCCGCTGGCAGCGCGACCTCCTCGATGGGCGTCTTGAGCACGGAGTTCACCCCCTGGCCCAGCGTGCCGGACACATGCTCCAGAAACTGGCGCGTGTCCGCGGAGGAGGGCTCCAGCTCGAGCGCCTTCTCCAGGGAGGACTTGGCCTCCGCATAGCGCTTGAGCGCGTACTCGGCGCGGGCCCGGACCTGGTAGCTCCTGGAGGACTGCGCCGACCTGCTCACCATCTGCTCGGCGACCTCCAGGGCGAGCTTGGGCTTCCTGGCCTCCAACCACGTGTCCACCAGGGCTTCGGAGACCTCCAGCGTGTAGCCCTCGCGCTTCTGCCGCTGACCCAGGAGGGCGGCGGCCTGCGCGGGGGCGCCCTTGCGCCGCAGGATGTCCGCGTGCATGAGCGTGGCGCCCGTCGAGTCGGCTCGCTTCCGGTACTGCTGGATGACCTGGAGCGCCTGCGCGACGCGGCCCTTCTCCTCGAGCAGCGAGAGATACCGACGCAGGTGGGACTCGTTGGTGAGGCGGGATGGAAAAACCGAGGCGTAGGCCTGGAACCCCTCGGCCTCGCGGCCGCTGCGCACGAGCAGGTAGGCCCGCCAGGACTCCAGCCGCAGCTCCCCCCGGAACCGTTTCGCGTGGGCGTTGATGAGCGTAAGCCCCTCCTCGTACCGCCCTGCGCCGCTGTACGCGGCCACGGCGTTGACGAGCAGCATCGGCTCTCCGGGCTCCAGTTCGAAGGCGCGCTTGAACCAGGGCAGGGCCGAGGCGAAGTCATCCCGGTCCGAGTAGTACCGCGCGATGCTGTCGAAGACCTTCGCGTGAGTGGTCGCGGAGGCCTTGCCCACCGCCGCGGAGCGGGGCGCCGTCGAAGGGGCGCTGAGCTTGACGGCATCCAGCGCCGAGCGGACCCGGGTGCCCAGCGTGGGCTGGTTCTTGGCCCACCATCCGGCGAGCAGGTACGCCATGTCCCCATCCCGGAACACGCGCAGCTCGTACTCGTCGACCGCTCCCTCTTCGTTCTGGGTCTCGTAGGTGAAGGCCCGGCCCGAGAGCTTGTCCGAGGTGATCTCGCGGGCATTGCGGACCGTGGCTTCGTCAGAGTCGACGGCGAGGACGTTCAGCAGGCCGTGGGCCAGGGCGTCCGGAGAGGGCTCCTCCCCGAAGAGCCAGATGGGGACGACGAGCATGCTGGTGTTGTCTCCAACCGCGCCGAAGTCCGCTTCGGGAAACTCCGTCGCGAGGTTGTTGGGCCGTTCCCAGAGCCGCCCGTCCAATTCGACGGAGTAGCCATACTCCGTGGACTGTCCCGTCAGGGGGCTTGCGGCCGCGGCGGGGGCGGACTTGCGCTGGGGATCCACCATGGAGAAGCGCGAGAACAGGCGGTCCGCCTCCTCGAAGAGCTCCTTCTCGTCCTTCGTGCTGCCCCACGCCATGAGTTGATAGGCGTATCCTTCGTGCGAGTAGACCCACTGCACGTACGTCAGCGGCATCTGCTTGTGATGGGCGCGGGTGCGCATGCGGATGCCCTTGAGCGCACCGACGGCATGGGGTTCGCGCGACAGTTTTTCGACCGCGCCCAGGCCGCTCTCGAGGTTGGCGGCCACCACGTCAGCGATCAGCTCGGTGCTGTCCTCACCGCCAGGGGCTTCTCCGTCCGCGGACTTCTCCGGGATGATGATGAAGAACATCTGGGCCTTGCCACCGCGCGCCATGGCGAACTTCGCAAGCTTGTTGAGCCGTGGGGCGTTCATCGTTATCCAGGGGCTGCCTGGATGCTGGAAGGCAAAGTTGAACTCCTCGTCACGGATGCCTTCGTCGGGCTTCTCCGCCCGGAAATCCGCGGGGATTTCATCCCGCCGTGAGAGGGCGTTGAAGAAGCCAAACCCCATGCCGCCGAGGAGGAGGACCGAGAGCGCGACGGCCCACCCCGCGTGCGTGCGTCCCTTCAGCCGCCGTTCCTTGTCGGAGCGGAGCTCCAGCAGGCTGGTGACGGCGAGGAACAGTCCCAGCAGCAAGAGGACGAACGTGACCAGGGGCACCAGGACGGCCCGGAAAGGGAAGTCGAGCACGGGCGTGATCAAGCTTGAGACGAGCATCACCAGCGCGGCGATCTCCACGACCACCAGCGAATAGATCGCCTTGCGGTTCGTGGAGGCTTCTCGAAGTGCCTCGCGGTGTTTGAAGAGGCCGAAGAGAAGGAGAAGGATCCAGATCAGATTGCCGGGGAGCAGGCCAGGGTCCGTCGCCGCGGCGAAGAGCAGGGTAGTCATGTGAGGATGAACAGCAGCCTAACAGGCGCGGCGCCTGCCATCCCATCCCCCCAGGCTTCACAAAGGACAACGCCCGGACTTCAAAGCGTGTAATTCATTGTCTTCCGGAAAGACTCAGCGCTGGGCGAGGTCTGGTATTACCCAGTCAGACATTGACGGAGCCGGCTCCACGCGCAGACGCCTCCGGAGAGATTTCCGAGGCGCTGCAAGGGATTGAGGGGAGTGGGCCCTCCTGGATTCGAACCAGGGACCAATCGGTTATGAGCCAGGGTGGGGCCGGTTGGCAGGGGCTCGCAGGCCCTGGCACTGGCCCGCAACCTGCGGAAAGGACTGAGGCTTCCCAGGGCACGGGGGCGGCGCCGGTTGGCACCGTTTCCACGGTTTCGACTCGCCGTGGTGCGCCGGTGGTGCGGAACATGGTGCGGCCGGTGGCCTCGCCGATGCTCACGGTTCGCGAGGTGGCGGAGGAGTTGGCCGTTTGCCGGGCCACCGTCTACGCGCTCCTTGAACGCGGGGAACTGGAGCGGGTGTGGGTTGGGGGCTCTATCCGCATCTCGGCCGCGTCGCTGGAGGCGCTCCTTGCCCGAGGGCGGCGCTGATTCTCCGGTTGGAGCGGCGATGCCGCTACGGAGCACGGGGTGCGCTGGCACTGGAGCGTTTGTCACGAGCGGAGGAT comes from the Corallococcus caeni genome and includes:
- a CDS encoding DUF3857 domain-containing protein encodes the protein MTTLLFAAATDPGLLPGNLIWILLLLFGLFKHREALREASTNRKAIYSLVVVEIAALVMLVSSLITPVLDFPFRAVLVPLVTFVLLLLGLFLAVTSLLELRSDKERRLKGRTHAGWAVALSVLLLGGMGFGFFNALSRRDEIPADFRAEKPDEGIRDEEFNFAFQHPGSPWITMNAPRLNKLAKFAMARGGKAQMFFIIIPEKSADGEAPGGEDSTELIADVVAANLESGLGAVEKLSREPHAVGALKGIRMRTRAHHKQMPLTYVQWVYSHEGYAYQLMAWGSTKDEKELFEEADRLFSRFSMVDPQRKSAPAAAASPLTGQSTEYGYSVELDGRLWERPNNLATEFPEADFGAVGDNTSMLVVPIWLFGEEPSPDALAHGLLNVLAVDSDEATVRNAREITSDKLSGRAFTYETQNEEGAVDEYELRVFRDGDMAYLLAGWWAKNQPTLGTRVRSALDAVKLSAPSTAPRSAAVGKASATTHAKVFDSIARYYSDRDDFASALPWFKRAFELEPGEPMLLVNAVAAYSGAGRYEEGLTLINAHAKRFRGELRLESWRAYLLVRSGREAEGFQAYASVFPSRLTNESHLRRYLSLLEEKGRVAQALQVIQQYRKRADSTGATLMHADILRRKGAPAQAAALLGQRQKREGYTLEVSEALVDTWLEARKPKLALEVAEQMVSRSAQSSRSYQVRARAEYALKRYAEAKSSLEKALELEPSSADTRQFLEHVSGTLGQGVNSVLKTPIEEVALPAELLARSDKPAKAPGHNGQYLLRATAISFVKGKELRTTDLRRVQVHNAAGVERFNTFEFELNPLSEEIFVNRVEVRDERGRVVARGKVEDCYVSDKASAQQGTQRRTLVVPVPGLKPGHTVDVVVTRRDLTPPRAMRFLEHDFFASIPTSHAVLYVRGDVDAMQWRASPGLKPLQTPDAWTFVVEQPALYREEGMQPDYQEYLPMAWLAPVGTTWEAEGTDYLKSIAAQLAPVATVKALAAKEGGTSKDEATRAAALARWVQKSLTYRGILFGARARIPHAVDEILGNRTGDCKDHSLLLHQLLGAAGIASQLALVRTGGPVVADTPSLDQFDHMVVYLPTVGGGTFVDVTNKSIAPMNSAEIGLGGREALVLDGTKSRLVRIPEPSQSQVRAERHVRLQGTTLHVKEQVTLTGGLASALRYYLSSEEPSERAELMASVMGGTRAGVSVTTLEAPDLEEPERPLALNIEYVMRGRFASAGGGIVGQLPSPWEHNFLSLRETERRDSPFEMRAPLVIESVTHFEVPSGQDLTAQDLKERSGTTDYAEWKLASRLADGVLTQDFRIQRAKGRYEASRYTAYKDAVQAALGALEQRVSLRGPTSAAVQE
- a CDS encoding helix-turn-helix domain-containing protein, which encodes MLTVREVAEELAVCRATVYALLERGELERVWVGGSIRISAASLEALLARGRR